Proteins from one Nitrobacteraceae bacterium AZCC 2146 genomic window:
- a CDS encoding branched-chain amino acid transport system ATP-binding protein (product_source=KO:K01995; cath_funfam=3.40.50.300; cog=COG0411; ko=KO:K01995; pfam=PF00005,PF12399; smart=SM00382; superfamily=52540), translated as MAEAVLSIEHVGVQFGGLVALSDLDFTVGEGQIVSLIGPNGAGKTTAFNVMTGFLDPTKGVVKYRGTVLNGLKPHEIADLGLIRTFQRTSVFPNDTVYDNVLIGLHRQGKLGLVEAILGFPRARASERAQRERATELVRWIGLEARANDLAGSLSYGEQRLVGVALALAAQPSMLLLDEPVSGMNASETHTFVQLIRSIRDRGVTILLVEHDMPMVMSVSDRIVVLNYGRIIAAGAPETIRNDPAVIEAYLGQGAKEVAKHA; from the coding sequence ATGGCTGAAGCCGTTCTCAGCATCGAGCACGTCGGCGTGCAGTTCGGCGGCCTGGTCGCGCTGTCGGATCTCGATTTCACGGTCGGCGAAGGTCAGATCGTCAGCCTGATCGGGCCGAACGGAGCTGGCAAGACCACCGCCTTCAACGTCATGACCGGCTTCCTCGATCCCACCAAGGGCGTGGTGAAATATCGCGGCACGGTGCTCAATGGCCTGAAGCCGCATGAGATAGCGGATCTCGGCCTGATCCGCACCTTCCAGCGCACCAGCGTCTTCCCCAATGACACCGTCTACGACAACGTGCTGATCGGCCTGCATCGTCAGGGCAAGCTGGGTCTGGTTGAAGCCATTTTGGGATTTCCGCGCGCACGGGCTTCGGAGCGTGCGCAACGCGAACGCGCCACCGAGCTGGTGCGCTGGATCGGGCTGGAGGCCCGCGCCAACGATCTCGCGGGCTCGCTGTCCTATGGCGAGCAGCGGCTGGTCGGCGTCGCGCTGGCGCTGGCGGCGCAGCCCTCGATGTTGCTGCTCGACGAGCCCGTTTCCGGCATGAACGCGTCGGAGACCCATACTTTCGTGCAGCTGATCCGCAGCATAAGAGATCGCGGTGTCACCATCCTCTTGGTCGAGCACGACATGCCGATGGTGATGAGTGTGTCGGACCGTATCGTGGTGCTGAACTACGGCCGCATCATCGCGGCGGGCGCGCCGGAGACCATTCGTAACGATCCCGCCGTCATCGAAGCCTATCTGGGGCAAGGCGCGAAGGAGGTCGCGAAGCATGCTTGA
- a CDS encoding DNA-binding transcriptional LysR family regulator (product_source=COG0583; cath_funfam=1.10.10.10,3.40.190.10; cog=COG0583; pfam=PF00126,PF03466; superfamily=46785,53850) produces the protein MIEKLELLLSLAKERHFGRAAEACGVTQPTMSTSLKQLEDMLGVMLVQRGSRFQGFTPEGERALDWARRIVGDARAMKQEINGLKDSLSGEIRIAAIPTVLGMVASLTTPFRARHPDVRFRVVSCTSAAVLGLLENLEVDAGLTYIENEPLGKVRSIPLYKESYRLLTSPDGMFGDRDEVTWKEVGQVPLCLLTPDMQNRRIIDRALKSVGAEAMPMLTSNSIIVLYTHVKTGRWASVMPAKLAETLGLTSTGSVRMIPIVDPVVTYGVGLVVPQRDPMTPLVATLVQIAREVAPSLEA, from the coding sequence TTGATTGAAAAGCTTGAACTGCTGCTGTCGCTGGCGAAGGAACGGCATTTCGGTCGCGCCGCCGAAGCCTGCGGCGTCACCCAGCCCACCATGTCCACCAGCCTCAAGCAGCTAGAGGATATGCTCGGCGTCATGCTGGTGCAGCGCGGCTCGCGCTTCCAGGGCTTTACGCCGGAGGGCGAGCGCGCGCTGGACTGGGCGCGCCGCATTGTCGGCGACGCGCGTGCGATGAAGCAGGAAATCAACGGCCTCAAGGATAGCCTGTCCGGCGAGATCCGCATCGCCGCGATTCCCACCGTACTCGGCATGGTGGCTTCATTGACGACGCCATTCCGCGCCCGGCATCCCGATGTCCGCTTCCGTGTGGTGTCCTGCACCTCGGCGGCCGTGCTCGGCCTGCTGGAAAATCTCGAAGTCGATGCCGGGCTCACCTACATCGAGAACGAGCCGCTCGGCAAAGTCCGCTCGATCCCGCTTTATAAAGAGAGCTACCGGCTGCTGACCTCGCCCGATGGCATGTTCGGTGACCGCGACGAGGTCACCTGGAAGGAGGTCGGGCAGGTGCCGCTGTGCCTGCTGACGCCCGACATGCAGAACCGCCGCATCATCGATCGCGCGCTGAAATCCGTCGGTGCCGAGGCGATGCCGATGCTGACCTCGAATTCCATCATCGTGCTCTACACCCATGTGAAAACCGGCCGCTGGGCTAGCGTGATGCCCGCCAAGCTTGCCGAGACGCTTGGCCTGACCTCGACGGGGTCGGTCCGCATGATTCCGATCGTCGATCCCGTGGTCACCTACGGCGTCGGTCTGGTCGTGCCGCAGCGCGATCCGATGACGCCCCTGGTGGCCACGCTGGTGCAGATCGCCCGCGAAGTGGCGCCATCGCTGGAGGCGTAG
- a CDS encoding hypothetical protein (product_source=Hypo-rule applied; cath_funfam=3.30.30.30) yields MAHNYAINDDVHHQLQGPQGRSMVKERSVYTITSCLPIEADGRPRYRIKSKTENVERVVTEEQISRLG; encoded by the coding sequence ATGGCGCACAACTACGCAATCAACGACGACGTCCACCACCAGCTGCAGGGCCCGCAGGGCCGCTCGATGGTCAAGGAACGCAGCGTTTACACGATCACCTCCTGCTTGCCCATCGAAGCCGACGGCCGTCCGCGCTACCGCATCAAGAGCAAGACCGAGAACGTCGAACGCGTCGTCACCGAAGAGCAGATCAGCCGGCTCGGCTGA
- a CDS encoding branched-chain amino acid transport system ATP-binding protein (product_source=KO:K01996; cath_funfam=3.40.50.300; cog=COG0410; ko=KO:K01996; pfam=PF00005; smart=SM00382; superfamily=52540), with product MLEIRDMVCAYGQVTALKGVTLSVKAGQLVALIGANGAGKSTTLRAISGLVPARSGSMMFEGEDIAGASPQRVLTKGIAHCPEGRRVFPHMTVAENLDMGAYLRSDTSEVAADRDRIYGEFPRLAERRKQAAGTLSGGEQQMLAIGRALMSRPRLVMFDEPSLGLAPNIVERTFAIIRAIRDAGTTVLLVEQNAFAALEMCDHAYLLEAGRVVLSGAGVDLIENEHVRRAYLGG from the coding sequence ATGCTTGAAATCCGCGACATGGTTTGCGCCTACGGCCAGGTCACCGCGCTGAAAGGCGTGACGCTGTCAGTGAAGGCCGGTCAGTTGGTGGCGCTGATCGGCGCCAATGGGGCTGGCAAGAGCACGACGCTGCGTGCGATTTCGGGCCTCGTGCCTGCGCGCTCGGGCAGCATGATGTTCGAGGGCGAGGACATCGCCGGCGCCAGCCCGCAGCGCGTGCTGACCAAAGGCATCGCGCATTGCCCGGAAGGGCGTCGTGTCTTTCCGCACATGACGGTGGCGGAAAATCTCGACATGGGCGCCTATCTGCGCTCCGACACGTCGGAGGTTGCCGCCGATCGCGATCGGATCTACGGCGAATTTCCGCGGCTCGCCGAACGTCGCAAGCAGGCGGCCGGCACGCTGTCCGGCGGCGAGCAGCAGATGCTGGCGATCGGCCGGGCGCTGATGTCGCGTCCCCGGCTGGTGATGTTCGACGAACCGTCGCTGGGCCTGGCGCCCAATATCGTCGAGCGCACCTTTGCGATCATCCGCGCGATCCGCGACGCCGGCACCACGGTGCTGCTGGTCGAGCAGAACGCCTTCGCGGCGCTGGAGATGTGCGATCATGCCTACCTGCTGGAGGCCGGACGTGTGGTGCTGTCCGGCGCCGGCGTCGATCTGATCGAGAACGAGCATGTGCGACGGGCCTATCTTGGCGGGTGA
- a CDS encoding dienelactone hydrolase (product_source=COG0412; cath_funfam=3.40.50.1820; cog=COG0412; pfam=PF00326; superfamily=53474), giving the protein MLTCAFDLMNCADTTSQYYKRKLGDETIIAIDRTAPFYDSRGWMQWPGNENYSFQFMRVLGAAQEGGSTVSECLLAASGIDPACEESWYQQWKKAADLNKARGDIALARGHVKTALSNWLRAANYYSTAQAFMKVCDVRRDTALTQMLACSQLYLRHVTPVGEVVEIAWSDDKTLQGYFLPAPGRSRRAPVVVCIGAPDQYKEEHLYRMPRYAHERGLSLLLVDLPGQGYRRTANHAFGRYDIETAISNWVDYLVDRSDVDPRKIAIFGDGLGASFATRGAAFDDRFAAAVCDAGIWDLHERAFLATRLSGGTATADFADDIDKLCRSSIARNIRCPMLVALGEHDWLDAGHVTQCCDALIAGGQEIELKIFSASETAASHAQLDNPTIGNEFIFDWIADRLGRKK; this is encoded by the coding sequence TTGTTAACTTGCGCTTTCGATCTGATGAATTGCGCCGATACGACAAGCCAATACTATAAAAGAAAACTGGGGGACGAGACAATCATCGCCATCGATAGGACAGCTCCGTTCTACGATTCTCGTGGCTGGATGCAGTGGCCCGGGAACGAGAATTATTCATTCCAGTTCATGCGAGTGCTCGGCGCCGCGCAAGAGGGCGGCAGCACGGTTTCGGAATGCTTGCTGGCGGCAAGCGGCATCGATCCGGCTTGCGAGGAAAGCTGGTACCAGCAATGGAAAAAAGCGGCTGACCTCAACAAGGCGCGCGGCGATATCGCGCTGGCCAGGGGCCACGTCAAAACGGCGCTGAGCAACTGGCTACGCGCGGCTAACTATTATAGCACAGCGCAGGCCTTCATGAAGGTTTGCGACGTCAGGCGCGACACGGCGCTCACGCAAATGCTCGCGTGCTCACAGCTATATCTGCGGCATGTGACGCCGGTGGGCGAGGTAGTGGAAATTGCGTGGTCGGACGACAAGACCCTGCAGGGCTACTTTCTTCCCGCTCCGGGCCGATCGCGGCGGGCGCCGGTCGTGGTCTGCATCGGTGCGCCAGACCAGTACAAGGAGGAACACCTCTACCGGATGCCGCGCTATGCGCATGAGCGAGGCTTGTCGCTGCTTTTGGTCGATCTTCCCGGCCAGGGATATCGCCGAACCGCAAATCATGCGTTCGGGCGCTATGATATCGAAACCGCGATCAGCAACTGGGTCGATTATCTGGTCGATCGCAGTGATGTCGATCCGCGCAAGATCGCCATTTTCGGCGATGGGTTGGGCGCATCCTTTGCCACCCGCGGTGCCGCGTTCGACGACCGATTTGCGGCGGCGGTCTGCGATGCCGGGATTTGGGATCTGCACGAGCGGGCGTTTCTCGCCACCCGGCTGTCAGGCGGAACCGCCACTGCCGACTTTGCCGATGACATCGATAAACTCTGCCGCAGCAGCATCGCGAGAAATATCCGGTGCCCGATGCTGGTGGCGCTGGGCGAACATGACTGGCTTGACGCCGGTCACGTTACCCAATGTTGCGATGCTCTGATCGCCGGCGGGCAGGAGATCGAACTTAAGATATTCTCTGCATCCGAAACGGCAGCATCGCACGCCCAGCTCGATAACCCGACCATCGGAAACGAGTTTATCTTCGACTGGATCGCGGACCGACTCGGCCGCAAGAAATAG
- a CDS encoding hypothetical protein (product_source=Hypo-rule applied; cleavage_site_network=SignalP-noTM; pfam=PF02530), producing the protein MTMIKSLILGSAAGLIAMSGAQAADLPVKAKAVEYVKICSLYGAGFYYIPGTDTCIKIGGAIRLDTAFNGGSYDVPFLQGGAGGNNLWTKNNFTTRERLNLTEDTRTATEYGVLRTYANVQFDFLQGRETIAGGYVEVDYAFIQFAGFTLGKAVSQFDPQWTLARPNISSGLFQGSNNATGIAQIAYTASFGNGVSGTISLEDGQPYRTAGVYNTSGFILAPGANPFLTIGYGGSPNGGTNTFLGNAAGGDHIPEIVGNIKVDQAWGTFNFGAAGHNITTGFNTANSNLTGHPDDKWGYAVTAGLSLTQLPTGTGDRFLVEATYADGAAKYVFGGTVDTTGGGRFSRVNGNSLGFGYILDGVFAPGGSIQTSKAWQVDAAFEHYWTPQWRTSVFGSYSKISYGGAGDALLAAAFGAGGRLGIQAASTAAISPITAGILNATGNFSLSVAQIGTKTAWTPVKDLTFSAEFIYSRLGQGLSGTYTSVAAPTGQTAGQVFNLGNQNTYNGAVQAIRSF; encoded by the coding sequence ATGACGATGATTAAGAGCCTTATTCTCGGCTCAGCGGCGGGTCTGATCGCCATGAGCGGAGCGCAGGCAGCCGATCTTCCGGTGAAGGCCAAAGCGGTCGAATACGTGAAAATCTGCTCCCTCTACGGCGCCGGCTTCTATTACATCCCGGGCACCGATACCTGCATCAAGATCGGCGGCGCGATCCGCCTCGATACCGCGTTCAACGGGGGTAGCTACGACGTTCCGTTCCTTCAGGGCGGCGCCGGCGGCAACAATCTCTGGACCAAGAACAACTTCACCACTCGCGAGCGCCTCAACCTCACGGAAGATACGCGTACCGCGACTGAGTACGGTGTTCTGCGTACCTACGCCAACGTCCAGTTCGACTTCCTGCAGGGCCGCGAGACCATCGCTGGTGGCTATGTCGAAGTCGACTACGCGTTCATCCAGTTCGCCGGCTTCACCTTGGGTAAGGCTGTTTCGCAGTTCGACCCGCAGTGGACGCTGGCCCGGCCGAACATCTCGTCCGGCTTGTTCCAGGGCTCCAACAACGCGACCGGTATCGCGCAGATCGCCTACACCGCTTCCTTCGGAAACGGCGTGTCGGGCACGATCTCGCTCGAAGACGGCCAACCCTACCGCACGGCAGGCGTCTACAACACGTCTGGCTTCATCCTTGCACCGGGCGCCAACCCGTTCCTGACCATTGGCTATGGTGGTTCTCCGAACGGTGGTACGAACACCTTCCTCGGCAACGCTGCTGGCGGCGATCACATTCCTGAAATCGTCGGCAACATCAAGGTCGACCAGGCTTGGGGTACCTTCAACTTCGGTGCCGCCGGCCACAACATCACGACCGGCTTCAACACCGCGAACAGCAACCTGACCGGTCACCCGGACGACAAGTGGGGTTACGCGGTCACCGCAGGCCTCAGCCTGACCCAGCTGCCCACCGGTACTGGCGACAGGTTCTTGGTTGAAGCCACCTACGCGGATGGCGCTGCCAAGTACGTGTTCGGCGGTACGGTTGACACCACCGGCGGCGGGCGCTTCTCGCGCGTCAACGGCAACTCGCTCGGCTTCGGCTACATCCTCGATGGCGTGTTCGCTCCGGGCGGTTCCATCCAGACCTCCAAGGCCTGGCAAGTTGATGCGGCGTTCGAACATTACTGGACCCCGCAGTGGCGTACGTCGGTGTTCGGTTCGTACAGCAAGATCTCGTACGGTGGTGCTGGTGATGCGTTGCTGGCCGCCGCCTTCGGAGCTGGTGGACGACTTGGCATTCAGGCAGCTTCCACTGCTGCGATCAGCCCGATCACGGCTGGTATCCTGAACGCAACCGGCAACTTCAGCTTGAGCGTTGCCCAGATCGGCACCAAGACAGCTTGGACCCCTGTCAAGGATTTGACCTTCTCGGCTGAGTTCATCTACAGCCGTCTCGGCCAGGGCCTGTCCGGCACCTACACGTCGGTCGCCGCACCGACGGGTCAAACCGCCGGTCAGGTGTTCAACCTCGGAAACCAGAACACCTACAATGGTGCGGTCCAGGCGATCCGCTCCTTCTGA
- a CDS encoding branched-chain amino acid transport system permease protein (product_source=KO:K01998; cath_funfam=3.30.70.270; cog=COG4177; ko=KO:K01998; pfam=PF02653; transmembrane_helix_parts=Outside_1_22,TMhelix_23_45,Inside_46_51,TMhelix_52_74,Outside_75_88,TMhelix_89_111,Inside_112_117,TMhelix_118_140,Outside_141_144,TMhelix_145_167,Inside_168_173,TMhelix_174_193,Outside_194_220,TMhelix_221_243,Inside_244_249,TMhelix_250_267,Outside_268_271,TMhelix_272_291,Inside_292_297,TMhelix_298_317,Outside_318_346): MNQIATLISLAVFASVPLWLQDPYLLNALITTGIFIIGAMSLNLLLGFTGQLSLGHIAFFGIGAYVSALTSLGFDVGIVGDFHIVHVPWPPIVGFVLAIIISGFCGYLVGRLSFSVRGAYFVIVTISFAEVVRLVALNWVELTQGPLALTNIPSITVGLPGLGYLVLKTKLQNYYLVLVVAAAAYFLISRLVHSHFGRAMRGLMENETLAVAVGIDVTKTLTLAAVISAGIAGAAGSLYAHYIRIIDPDVFAFINTVTMVIMVVSGGKGSLAGPVVGGVIFGLLPVFLRPVMPPEAQWITYGGVLILILFVLPRGIVPSLAPRLGLSRAKGNKAVKVTERTAEERA, from the coding sequence ATGAACCAGATCGCGACGCTCATCAGCTTGGCCGTCTTCGCCTCGGTGCCGCTGTGGCTGCAGGATCCGTATCTGCTCAACGCGCTGATCACCACCGGCATCTTCATCATCGGCGCCATGAGCCTGAACCTGCTGCTCGGCTTCACCGGCCAGCTCAGCCTAGGCCATATCGCCTTCTTCGGCATCGGCGCCTATGTCAGCGCGCTGACCTCGCTCGGCTTCGACGTCGGCATTGTCGGCGATTTCCATATCGTGCATGTGCCGTGGCCGCCGATCGTCGGCTTCGTGCTGGCGATTATCATCTCCGGCTTCTGCGGCTATCTGGTCGGCCGGCTGTCGTTCAGTGTGCGCGGCGCGTATTTCGTCATCGTCACCATCTCCTTTGCCGAAGTGGTCCGGCTGGTGGCGCTGAACTGGGTGGAGCTCACGCAAGGCCCGCTGGCGCTGACCAACATTCCATCCATTACCGTGGGACTGCCCGGCCTCGGCTACCTCGTTCTGAAAACGAAGTTGCAGAACTACTATCTGGTACTGGTCGTCGCGGCGGCTGCATATTTCCTGATCTCGCGCCTGGTGCATTCGCATTTCGGCCGCGCGATGCGCGGCTTGATGGAAAACGAAACCCTCGCCGTTGCGGTCGGCATCGATGTCACCAAGACGCTGACGTTGGCAGCGGTGATCTCCGCCGGCATCGCCGGTGCGGCCGGTAGTCTCTATGCGCATTACATCCGCATCATCGATCCCGACGTCTTCGCCTTCATCAACACGGTGACGATGGTGATCATGGTGGTGAGCGGCGGCAAGGGCTCGCTGGCGGGACCCGTGGTTGGCGGCGTGATCTTCGGCCTGTTGCCGGTTTTCCTGCGGCCAGTGATGCCGCCGGAGGCGCAGTGGATCACTTATGGCGGCGTGCTGATTCTGATCCTGTTCGTGTTGCCAAGAGGCATCGTGCCGTCGCTGGCGCCACGTTTGGGGCTGTCGCGCGCCAAGGGCAATAAGGCCGTCAAGGTTACCGAGCGTACTGCCGAGGAGCGCGCGTGA
- a CDS encoding DNA-binding MarR family transcriptional regulator (product_source=COG1846; cath_funfam=1.10.10.10; cog=COG1846; ko=KO:K23775; pfam=PF12802; smart=SM00347; superfamily=46785) → MWFIGNSDILPVASFNQLIQLCILQMSGNIEMAERPSTTKRMGSANDSQKPPTADVHGKNQEIVRQFVWDIASINVHLEEIRHFWAKELGISGPQWMILMAIGDLDRGKGVPVKDVSAMLHVDPSFVTTQSKMLEKNGFTRRVPSSEDARVVLMSLSDKASKKIALLSSRREQLKDFVLAGFDDRTLKEITDQLAALKNRLEKATLMLAVDG, encoded by the coding sequence GTGTGGTTTATCGGCAACAGCGACATATTGCCGGTTGCCTCGTTCAATCAATTGATCCAGTTATGTATTTTGCAAATGTCCGGGAATATCGAAATGGCGGAACGACCGAGCACGACCAAGCGGATGGGGTCGGCCAACGACAGTCAGAAACCGCCAACGGCAGATGTGCACGGCAAGAATCAGGAGATCGTCCGGCAGTTCGTCTGGGACATCGCCTCGATCAACGTCCATCTGGAGGAGATTCGGCATTTCTGGGCGAAGGAACTGGGAATCAGCGGCCCGCAGTGGATGATCCTGATGGCCATCGGCGACCTGGATCGGGGCAAGGGGGTACCGGTCAAAGACGTCTCGGCCATGCTTCATGTCGACCCGTCCTTTGTCACCACCCAGTCCAAAATGCTCGAAAAGAACGGCTTCACGCGCCGGGTACCGTCAAGCGAAGATGCCAGGGTGGTGCTGATGTCGTTGTCCGACAAGGCCAGCAAGAAGATTGCGTTGCTTTCGTCGCGACGCGAACAGCTGAAGGATTTCGTTCTTGCCGGGTTCGATGACCGCACCTTGAAGGAGATTACCGACCAACTGGCAGCGCTGAAGAATCGCCTGGAGAAGGCGACGCTGATGCTGGCGGTGGACGGCTGA
- a CDS encoding 3-phenylpropionate/trans-cinnamate dioxygenase ferredoxin subunit (product_source=KO:K05710; cath_funfam=2.102.10.10; cog=COG2146; ko=KO:K05710; pfam=PF00355; superfamily=50022): MCDGPILAGEENPARWVAVCAKDRLTEQKIICAKVGGVDLLIIKDDEQLYACERACPHEQADLSLGRIADGQLHCPRHLAWFSLVDGTISPGWPSRALRRYPVRAADGQIWIDADALSVL; this comes from the coding sequence ATGTGCGACGGGCCTATCTTGGCGGGTGAGGAAAATCCCGCCAGGTGGGTCGCAGTCTGCGCCAAGGATCGCCTGACGGAACAGAAAATCATTTGCGCGAAGGTAGGCGGCGTCGACCTCCTCATCATCAAGGACGATGAGCAGCTCTATGCCTGCGAGCGCGCCTGCCCGCACGAGCAGGCCGATCTCAGCCTTGGCCGCATCGCTGACGGCCAGCTGCATTGCCCGCGCCATCTCGCCTGGTTCAGTCTTGTCGATGGTACAATCTCACCGGGGTGGCCGAGCCGCGCCTTGCGGCGCTATCCCGTGCGTGCCGCCGATGGACAGATCTGGATCGATGCGGACGCGTTGTCGGTACTGTAG
- a CDS encoding putative O-linked N-acetylglucosamine transferase (SPINDLY family) (product_source=COG3914; cath_funfam=1.25.40.10; cog=COG3914; pfam=PF00515,PF13371,PF13424,PF13844; smart=SM00028; superfamily=48452,51735): MATAAELFKRAVSSFQQGRLDEAERDFRKFLRKDPKNLAALNILAIVLVALKRYAEAEPYLKSALRINATSDATFYNYGLVLKALGRPDEALQRFTESLAINPGNAESWNNRGTVLNDLRDYAAAIADFDQAIALNPRYPAAFFNKSKSLAELKRYDEALAACDQSLALQPDLVEAWFCRGFIFQQMRRPDEAANAYARALQISPDLPLLKGNLLHQKMLLCDWNGTDRLIAEIERDLASGKLSAEPFGWQGVATSERSLQLCAMLYNASRFPAHDYVSDSVRSAAGAKIRIGYLSGEFRQQATSLLLVGVLEQHDIRQFDIFAIDNGFDDGSATRQRINASVQGVIDIAGLSDPQAVAAIRDQRIDILINLNGYFGDNRTGVFARRAAPIQVNYLGFPGTLGAGYMDYIIADQHVLPAEHRPFYAEKAAWLPNCYQANDDRKEIAAQTFTREECGLPAEGVVFCCFNNAYKITPAVFDVWMRILTQVKGSVLWLLDDSAAAVANLRREAAARGVDANRIVFAARLPVPEHLARHRIADLFLDTLPYNAHTTASDALWAGLPVLTCLGETFAGRVAASLLHNLRLPELITATLEDYERLAIELAANPDRLAQIRGKLSDNRLTSPAFDTRLFTRQLEAVFRAMVERHRAGLAPSHIAVPG; encoded by the coding sequence ATGGCGACTGCCGCTGAACTGTTCAAACGTGCCGTCTCGTCCTTTCAGCAGGGGCGGCTCGACGAGGCCGAGCGTGATTTCAGGAAGTTTTTGCGCAAAGACCCGAAGAATCTGGCGGCGCTGAATATCCTGGCGATCGTTCTTGTCGCGCTGAAGCGTTACGCTGAAGCCGAGCCGTATTTGAAATCGGCGCTTCGCATCAACGCGACCTCCGACGCCACGTTCTACAATTACGGCCTCGTTTTGAAGGCACTGGGGCGGCCCGATGAGGCGCTGCAACGCTTCACGGAATCGCTGGCGATCAATCCCGGCAATGCCGAAAGCTGGAACAACCGCGGCACGGTGCTGAACGATCTCCGCGATTACGCCGCCGCCATTGCCGACTTCGATCAGGCGATAGCTCTCAATCCGCGATATCCCGCGGCATTCTTCAACAAGAGCAAGTCGCTGGCCGAGCTGAAGCGCTATGACGAGGCGCTGGCCGCTTGCGACCAGTCGCTCGCGCTGCAGCCCGACCTGGTCGAAGCCTGGTTCTGCCGCGGCTTCATCTTTCAGCAGATGCGGCGGCCAGACGAGGCCGCGAACGCCTATGCCCGCGCGCTGCAGATCAGTCCTGATCTCCCGCTGCTGAAAGGCAATCTGCTGCACCAGAAGATGCTGCTGTGCGACTGGAACGGGACAGATCGCCTGATCGCGGAGATCGAGCGCGATCTGGCGTCCGGAAAGCTCTCCGCGGAGCCGTTTGGCTGGCAAGGCGTCGCCACCTCGGAGCGCAGCCTCCAACTCTGCGCCATGCTCTACAATGCGTCGCGGTTTCCGGCGCATGATTATGTGTCCGATTCCGTGCGGTCTGCGGCCGGTGCTAAAATCCGAATCGGCTATCTGTCCGGCGAGTTTCGCCAGCAGGCGACATCGCTGCTGCTGGTCGGCGTGCTCGAGCAGCACGACATCAGGCAGTTCGACATCTTCGCCATCGATAACGGTTTCGACGACGGTAGCGCGACACGACAGCGTATCAACGCGTCCGTGCAAGGCGTCATCGATATCGCAGGTTTAAGCGACCCGCAGGCCGTGGCGGCGATTCGCGATCAACGCATCGATATTCTGATCAACCTCAACGGCTATTTCGGTGACAACCGCACCGGCGTGTTCGCGCGACGCGCGGCACCGATCCAGGTCAACTATCTCGGTTTTCCCGGTACGCTTGGCGCCGGCTATATGGACTACATCATTGCCGACCAGCACGTGCTGCCCGCGGAGCACCGGCCATTCTACGCCGAGAAGGCCGCCTGGCTGCCGAACTGCTATCAGGCCAACGACGACAGGAAGGAGATCGCAGCGCAGACCTTCACGCGGGAAGAATGCGGCCTTCCCGCCGAGGGAGTTGTGTTCTGCTGCTTCAACAACGCCTACAAGATCACGCCGGCCGTCTTCGATGTCTGGATGCGCATCCTGACGCAGGTGAAGGGCAGCGTCCTCTGGCTGCTCGACGACAGCGCAGCGGCGGTGGCGAACTTGCGACGCGAGGCCGCCGCGCGCGGCGTTGATGCGAACCGCATCGTTTTCGCCGCGCGGCTGCCGGTGCCGGAGCATCTGGCGCGACATCGCATCGCCGACCTGTTTCTCGACACGCTGCCCTACAACGCCCACACCACCGCGAGCGATGCGCTGTGGGCCGGCCTGCCGGTGTTGACCTGCCTTGGCGAAACGTTTGCGGGCCGCGTGGCCGCGAGCCTTCTGCACAATCTGCGTCTGCCGGAATTGATCACCGCAACGCTCGAAGACTACGAGCGGCTGGCGATTGAGCTTGCAGCCAACCCGGACCGGCTGGCGCAGATCAGAGGAAAACTGTCAGATAATCGCCTGACCTCCCCCGCGTTCGACACCCGGCTTTTCACCCGCCAACTCGAAGCGGTTTTTCGCGCTATGGTTGAACGGCACAGGGCTGGCCTGGCGCCAAGCCACATCGCGGTACCCGGTTGA